Proteins from a single region of Ischnura elegans chromosome 2, ioIscEleg1.1, whole genome shotgun sequence:
- the LOC124153222 gene encoding uncharacterized protein LOC124153222, whose protein sequence is MPSFPFLQRCRDTSTLPSCVEVKHHLKTPAARKILRRTSEALLRERIHHKRLDLHCLSEELYHIHLELAPALTATDWDTIDKLSFELSRAVETTHRENQIKKYEKLQSRQYPEPDNGPNKDRAIVNLTDMTLDESTTEVLAKGLNFAITPRDIPRETIITEVESGIRKLPKTVADEVREDVARVLRSAKPPKSNITPKESAAFKAIRENGSKVVLPADKGNASVLMKKVDYNKKMEELLSDNVYHKLEKNPMVKADRMTRAIINRSYIPVEEQRRLIVSAPKPPRLYDLPKIHKEGVPLRPIVSQIDAPTYRLAHYVANTLQKYVGNTSSHVKNLAHFVEIIRDLTIEKEDIIVSLDVVSLFTNVPIADSVDIVKKLTSSGIPKDFPKLVEHCLKNTFFLWNSCFYEQTDGAAMGSPQSPVMANLFMEDFQAKAIETYQKKPKL, encoded by the exons ATGCCAA gtttccCTTTCCTGCAACGCTGCAGGGACACCAGCACATTACCATCATGTGTGGAGGTGAAGCACCATCTGAAGACCCCTGCAGCCAGAAAAATACTTCGACGCACCAGCGAAGCACTCTTGCGGGAACGAATCCATCACAAGAGGTTGGACCTTCACTGTTTATCGGAGGAGCTTTACCATATTCACCTCGAACTAGCACCAGCACTCACGGCCACCGACTGGGACACCATAGACAAGTTATCATTTGAATTATCACGGGCCGTGGAAACGACACACCGGGAAAACCAGATCAAGAAGTACGAGAAACTTCAGTCCCGGCAATACCCGGAACCTGACAACGGCCCTAATAAGGACCGCGCTATTGTCAACCTAACGGACATGACACTCGACGAGTCCACCACGGAAGTGCTTGCCAAGGGGCTAAACTTCGCCATAACGCCTCGGGACATACCGAGGGAGACAATCATCACTGAGGTGGAGTCTGGCATCCGGAAACTTCCAAAAACTGTGGCGGACGAAGTTAGGGAGGACGTCGCTCGCGTCTTACGCAGTGCTAAGCCACCAAAGTCGAACATCACACCCAAGGAAAGTGCTGCTTTCAAAGCCATCCGAGAGAATGGAAGCAAAGTGGTATTACCTGCGGATAAGGGGAACGCGAGTGTATTGATGAAGAAGGTGGACTACAACAAGAAGATGGAAGAACTTCTGTCAGACAATGTCTACCACAAATTGGAAAAGAACCCCATGGTGAAAGCGGACCGGATGACGAGAGCCATCATCAACAGGTCCTATATTCCGGTCGAAGAACAGAGACGGCTAATAGTGTCGGCGCCTAAACCACCTAGGCTATATGACTTACCGAAGATACACAAGGAGGGTGTACCTTTGAGACCTATTGTAAGCCAAATCGACGCTCCAACCTATCGCCTCGCCCATTACGTTGCTAATACTCTACAAAAATACGTTGGCAACACCTCTTCCCACGTTAAGAACCTAGCACACTTCGTGGAAATCATAAGAGACCTCACTATCGAAAAAGAAGACATCATCGTCAGCCTCGATGTGGTATCACTCTTCACCAACGTGCCCATTGCAGATTCCGTGGACATAGTGAAGAAGCTGACCAGCTCTGGCATCCCGAAGGACTTCCCCAAGCTTGTGGAGCATTGCCTGAAAAACACCTTCTTTCTGTGGAATAGCTGTTTCTATGAGCAAACAGACGGAGCAGCGATGGGATCGCCCCAGTCCCCTGTGATGGCCAACCTCTTCATGGAGGACTTTCAGGCGAAAGCTATCGAGACATATCAGAAGAAACCCAAGTTGTAG